The Oryzias melastigma strain HK-1 linkage group LG13, ASM292280v2, whole genome shotgun sequence genome window below encodes:
- the LOC118599527 gene encoding scavenger receptor cysteine-rich type 1 protein M130-like — protein MWFQSSLSESRFSFLTHGGVTSKNHQQTDRAGNSHRNAEVVCGNENRSDWIQNSPASVLIFSSGSTESTRLVNGDNQCSGRLEVKSNNSWSIVCEDDFDQQDAEVVCRELDCGAPSVLQGALYGETEAPEWSREFLCEGHESALLKCRSSQLRRWTCPPGRDVEITCSDPDQVMLVGGASRCSGELHLKHHQEWRPVQLIHGWTLESFQVVCHRLNCGSLVSEASKTNRRREPVWKIKSDCMKSLSLWRECVKVDDSSSPYQININCSEFIRLVNGDNRCSGRLEVKSNNSWSIVCEDDFDQQDAEVVCRELGCGAPSFLQGALYGETEAPE, from the exons ATGTGGTTCCAGTCTTCTCTCTCTGAGTCT AGATTCTCATTTCTGACTCATGGGGGAGTAACATCCAAAAACCATCAACAAACAGACAGAGCGGGAAACTCCCATAGAAATGCAGAAGTAGTTTGTGGAAATGAAAACCGTTCTGATTGGATCCAGAACAGTCCAGCATCTGTCTTGATCTTCTCCTCTGGATCCACAGAATCCACCAGGCTGGTGAACGGAGACAATCAGTGTTCAGGCAGGCTGGAGGTGAAGTCTAACAACTCCTGGTCCATAGTGTGTGAAGATGACTTTGACCAGCAGGATGCAGAGGTGGTCTGTAGGGAGCTGGACTGTGGGGCTCCTTCAGTCCTCCAGGGGGCGCTCTATGGAGAAACAGAGGCtccagagtggagcagagagttcCTCTGTGAAGGTCATGAGTCTGCTCTCCTGAAATGTAGAAGTTCACAGCTCAGAAGATGGACCTGTCCTCCTGGTAGAGACGTGGAGATCACCTGTTCAG ATCCTGATCAGGTGATGTTGGTAGGAGGAGCCAGTCGTTGCTCTGGTGAACTTCATTTGAAACACCACCAAGAATGGAGACCTGTTCAGTTAATTCATGGATGGACCCTAGAGTCATTTCAGGTTGTTTGTCATCGGCTGAACTGTGGTTCACTTGTTTCTGAAGCATCAAAAACAAATAGACGAAGAGAACCTGTGTGGAAGATCAAATCGGACTGCATGAAGAGTTTGTCTTTGTGGAGGGAATGTGTGAAAGTGGACGATTCTTCAAGCCCTTACCAGATAAACATCAACTGCTCAG AATTCATCAGGCTGGTGAATGGAGACAATCGGTGTTCAGGCAGGCTGGAGGTGAAGTCTAACAACTCCTGGTCCATAGTGTGTGAAGATGACTTTGACCAGCAGGATGCAGAGGTGGTCTGTAGGGAGCTGGGATGTGGGGCTCCTTCATTCCTCCAGGGGGCGCTCTATGGAGAAACAGAGGCtccaga GTAG